GAACCTCGTCGCCGACCTCGACCTCGACGTCGATGCGCTTGCCGTCGTCGGTCATCCGGCCGGGACCGACCGCCATGACCTTGCCGCGCTGAGGCTTCTCCTTGGCCGTGTCCGGGACGATGATCCCGCCGGCGGTCTTCTGAAGTTCCTCTTCAAGGCGCTTCACGAGGACCCTATTCTGGAGCGGCTTGATGTTGAGCTTCTTCGACTTCTTCTTCGTCGTCTTCTTCTTTGCTGCCATGGAACCTACCTCCTTGTTTCGACGGTCGTCCTGCCGCCCGGCCACGACGGACCCGGCGGACCCGCCACTTAGCACTCGAATTCGCGGAGTGCTAATCTATACGAAG
Above is a window of Candidatus Effluviviaceae Genus V sp. DNA encoding:
- a CDS encoding co-chaperone GroES, whose translation is MAAKKKTTKKKSKKLNIKPLQNRVLVKRLEEELQKTAGGIIVPDTAKEKPQRGKVMAVGPGRMTDDGKRIDVEVEVGDEVLFGKWSGSEITIDGEEYLFMKDDDILAIL